A genome region from Tolypothrix sp. PCC 7712 includes the following:
- a CDS encoding LeuA family protein: MIKILDSTLREGEQTPGVYFSPEIKLAIAQFLDLVGVDIIEAGNPAVDREIANAITKISHAGIKAKIGAHSLCSIENVNKCLDCGIDFLGIVFSVSEKRLQLDYNLNLAAALDKIVEVISYARKQQDNLLIRYTPEDTVRSKIENVIEAASAAVQAGANIISIADTAGYTTPFLPNRSISYYVKTLKSELAKRELYPQIEVHCHNDRGLALANALDAYSANADIIDVTVMGLGERTGIVDLAQLLINLIDIGEENTKWDLKYLKDLYELVSEHSHIAIPPHQPILGKNAFTHYAGLHVKAVSKDEELYQSLNPEILGLKSSVALGTQSGRSAIKQAIQQIGRPELAENPDLVAKILQEIKEIAKRGTPIDVEKELPAIVDRCALSELITNWIGK; encoded by the coding sequence ATGATCAAGATTCTGGACTCTACCTTAAGAGAGGGAGAACAAACTCCTGGAGTTTACTTCTCTCCTGAGATCAAGCTGGCGATCGCACAGTTTTTAGACTTAGTCGGGGTTGATATTATTGAAGCTGGAAATCCAGCAGTTGATCGGGAAATTGCTAATGCTATAACAAAAATTTCTCATGCTGGAATTAAAGCAAAAATAGGCGCTCATTCGCTTTGCAGCATTGAGAATGTTAACAAATGCCTAGATTGTGGCATTGACTTTTTAGGTATTGTTTTTAGTGTTTCGGAAAAAAGGCTACAACTTGACTACAATTTAAATTTAGCAGCAGCGCTAGATAAAATTGTGGAAGTTATTAGCTATGCCAGAAAGCAGCAAGATAATTTATTAATTCGCTATACACCAGAAGATACTGTTCGCTCAAAAATAGAGAATGTAATTGAGGCTGCTAGTGCCGCAGTCCAGGCTGGAGCTAATATCATCAGCATAGCAGATACGGCAGGCTACACAACGCCATTTCTGCCAAATCGCAGTATTTCTTATTATGTAAAAACTCTCAAATCTGAACTAGCTAAACGTGAATTATATCCGCAAATAGAAGTACATTGTCATAACGATAGAGGTTTAGCATTAGCAAATGCCTTAGATGCATATAGCGCTAATGCAGATATCATTGATGTCACAGTGATGGGTTTAGGTGAGCGAACTGGCATCGTTGATTTAGCGCAATTACTTATAAATTTAATAGATATAGGTGAGGAAAATACCAAGTGGGATCTCAAATATTTAAAGGATTTATATGAGTTAGTTAGTGAACATTCACATATTGCTATTCCTCCCCATCAACCTATATTAGGAAAAAATGCCTTTACTCACTATGCAGGGTTGCATGTAAAAGCTGTATCTAAAGACGAGGAACTTTATCAAAGCCTCAATCCCGAAATTTTAGGATTAAAAAGTAGCGTAGCATTAGGTACGCAGTCGGGACGTAGTGCCATTAAACAAGCAATTCAGCAAATTGGTAGACCCGAATTAGCGGAAAATCCTGATTTGGTAGCAAAGATTTTGCAAGAAATTAAAGAAATTGCTAAAAGAGGTACGCCTATTGATGTAGAAAAAGAACTACCAGCAATTGTAGATCGTTGTGCCTTGAGCGAGCTAATTACTAATTGGATTGGCAAATAG
- a CDS encoding DUF4231 domain-containing protein — translation MTSSDITNFEQKTQRDISYKLESFFSTSGRERLLTLKLIEYLLLAVVAGSGMIIFFGQNNQNLVIAGSVGLIIAIFLFLINRQAVQEYSNNTNQSDILRKAELYNYLSANNNSGDRNSVTPARAKALQYCQTLIEDYKRTRTLARNLYYILQIATVILSGVTPILVLVDKLETGQAWLKWLPVICPAIASIVASIVTSFPFQKNWIAANTAVELLEAEQEKFILGITQPYRCYDASDFSQQQLQASQAIEYFIVQVNNIHLQQLQQSNEPQQSEKTEATASK, via the coding sequence ATGACTAGTTCTGACATAACTAATTTTGAGCAGAAAACTCAGAGGGATATTTCCTATAAGTTAGAAAGCTTTTTCTCTACATCAGGTCGGGAAAGGTTGTTAACTTTGAAGCTGATAGAATATTTACTACTTGCCGTAGTTGCTGGCTCAGGTATGATTATTTTTTTTGGTCAAAATAATCAAAATCTGGTCATTGCTGGGTCAGTTGGTTTAATTATTGCAATTTTTCTATTTCTAATTAATAGACAGGCTGTTCAAGAATATAGTAATAATACTAACCAATCTGATATCCTCAGAAAAGCTGAACTCTATAATTATTTATCAGCCAATAATAACTCAGGCGATCGCAACTCTGTAACTCCCGCTAGAGCCAAGGCTTTACAGTATTGCCAAACATTAATTGAAGATTATAAAAGAACTCGGACTCTGGCGAGAAACCTTTACTATATTTTGCAAATTGCGACTGTTATTTTATCTGGTGTTACGCCAATTTTAGTACTTGTAGATAAGTTAGAAACTGGACAAGCTTGGCTAAAATGGCTTCCTGTAATCTGTCCCGCTATTGCTTCTATCGTTGCTAGTATTGTGACTTCTTTTCCTTTCCAAAAGAATTGGATTGCTGCTAATACAGCAGTTGAATTATTAGAAGCTGAACAAGAAAAATTCATTTTGGGCATAACTCAGCCTTATCGCTGTTATGATGCTTCTGATTTTAGTCAACAACAATTGCAAGCCAGCCAAGCCATAGAATACTTTATTGTGCAGGTCAATAATATTCATCTTCAACAGTTGCAACAATCAAATGAACCTCAGCAGTCAGAGAAGACAGAAGCAACTGCATCGAAATAG
- a CDS encoding universal stress protein: protein MFNKILVALDRSPMGKQVFDQALALAKVTGASLMLVHVLSAEEEGSPYAPILSNFDYYPGIGSQSFEYYQKQWDIFKHQGIQILQSFCAQANTAGVNAEYTQHLGSPGRIICQLATSWGADLIVMGRRGHAGLKELFLGSVSNYVLHHAPCSVHVMHLTDVSQAETVVPEKASVT, encoded by the coding sequence ATGTTCAACAAAATTCTAGTTGCATTGGATCGCTCGCCAATGGGAAAACAGGTTTTTGATCAAGCCTTAGCTTTAGCAAAGGTAACAGGAGCTAGTTTAATGCTAGTGCATGTGCTATCTGCGGAAGAAGAAGGTAGCCCTTACGCACCTATACTATCCAATTTTGACTATTATCCAGGAATAGGCAGCCAAAGCTTTGAATATTATCAAAAGCAATGGGATATTTTTAAACATCAAGGTATTCAAATCCTACAGTCCTTCTGCGCCCAAGCAAACACAGCAGGCGTAAATGCAGAATATACCCAGCACCTTGGAAGCCCGGGTCGGATCATCTGTCAATTAGCAACTAGTTGGGGAGCTGATCTAATTGTTATGGGTCGTCGCGGTCACGCAGGACTCAAAGAACTATTTCTAGGTAGCGTCAGTAATTACGTCCTGCATCATGCTCCATGCTCTGTCCATGTTATGCATCTAACGGATGTTTCACAAGCTGAAACAGTGGTTCCAGAAAAGGCGAGTGTGACGTGA
- a CDS encoding DUF3122 domain-containing protein — protein MLRRFLQSFWWMLLLGILTMLIFLGLEIKSYQTAIAAVTQFEQVPGEIIYRSHLKLDDQSGNVWQVILWKQIYPGHPPSVNLRLVGFPGSAELVHPQPLRITKATGEVLTAPDVFLEEAPVPSIGQYDFQNILPKLPIEPLQLGIPLPGQHFINISVPPSVVQEWQSVVSN, from the coding sequence ATGTTGCGTCGCTTCCTACAATCATTTTGGTGGATGCTTTTGCTGGGGATATTAACGATGTTGATATTCCTAGGTTTAGAAATCAAATCCTATCAAACTGCGATCGCAGCTGTTACTCAATTTGAACAAGTACCAGGAGAGATAATTTATCGCTCACATCTTAAATTAGACGATCAATCGGGTAATGTTTGGCAGGTTATTTTGTGGAAGCAAATTTATCCAGGTCATCCACCTAGCGTCAATCTCCGACTGGTAGGGTTTCCGGGTTCTGCTGAATTGGTTCATCCGCAACCACTGCGAATTACTAAAGCGACAGGTGAGGTCTTGACTGCTCCCGATGTTTTTTTAGAGGAAGCACCAGTACCTAGCATTGGTCAGTATGATTTCCAAAATATATTGCCAAAATTGCCCATAGAACCGCTACAGCTTGGTATTCCTTTGCCTGGCCAGCACTTCATTAATATTTCTGTTCCGCCATCAGTCGTGCAGGAATGGCAATCAGTAGTTAGTAACTAA
- a CDS encoding CP12 domain-containing protein: protein MLKAADIMTKDVATIRGSATVAEAVKLMRARDWRALIVDRRHEQDAYGIVSESDITYKVIAYGKNPHAIRVYEIMSKPCITINPDLAVEYVARLFAEYHLHRAPVIQGELLGIISLTDILAHSDFLEQSGTALLEQELQAEIKRARIICADTGIRSRECAAAWDAVEEMQAEISHQRAHKPPKTAFEEYCEEYPEASEAKIYDM, encoded by the coding sequence ATGTTGAAAGCAGCAGATATTATGACTAAAGATGTTGCCACTATTCGCGGTTCGGCAACAGTAGCTGAAGCTGTTAAATTAATGAGAGCAAGAGACTGGCGAGCATTAATTGTAGATCGTCGCCACGAACAAGATGCTTACGGTATTGTTAGCGAAAGCGATATTACTTATAAAGTGATTGCTTATGGAAAAAATCCCCATGCAATACGCGTTTATGAGATTATGTCTAAACCTTGTATTACTATCAATCCAGACCTGGCTGTAGAATACGTTGCACGCTTATTTGCTGAGTATCATCTACATAGAGCGCCAGTTATCCAAGGTGAACTGCTGGGTATTATCTCACTCACAGATATTCTGGCTCATAGTGACTTTCTAGAACAATCTGGAACAGCGCTACTGGAACAAGAACTGCAAGCAGAAATTAAGAGAGCTAGGATCATTTGTGCTGACACAGGTATTCGTTCGCGAGAATGTGCTGCTGCTTGGGATGCTGTCGAAGAAATGCAAGCAGAAATTTCTCACCAACGTGCTCATAAGCCTCCTAAGACAGCTTTTGAGGAATATTGCGAAGAATATCCAGAGGCTTCAGAAGCCAAAATTTATGACATGTAA
- a CDS encoding SDR family oxidoreductase, translating into MPEEKTLQPPQQQQPPGNESEMQPKPQADDAKYQGSGKLKDKVALITGGDSGIGRAVAIAFAKEGADVAIVYLNEHDDAKETKHLVEQQGRRAVAIAGDIGDENFCQHTVQQTIDEFGKLDILVNNAAEQHPQESIEDITKEQLERTFRTNIFSMFFLTKAALKHLQEGSAIINTTSVTAYKGNPQLLDYSATKGAIVAFTRSLSKSLVEKNIRVNAVAPGPIWTPLIPSTFPEEKVENFGKQVPMKRAGQPEEVAPSYVFLASDDSSYISGQVIHPNGGDVING; encoded by the coding sequence ATGCCAGAAGAGAAAACTTTACAACCACCCCAGCAACAACAGCCACCTGGTAACGAATCGGAAATGCAGCCAAAACCCCAAGCAGATGATGCTAAATATCAGGGTAGTGGCAAGTTAAAAGATAAAGTAGCACTAATTACGGGTGGTGACAGTGGGATTGGCCGTGCTGTGGCGATCGCATTTGCCAAAGAAGGTGCAGATGTGGCGATCGTTTACCTGAACGAACACGATGATGCTAAAGAAACCAAGCATTTAGTAGAACAACAAGGTCGGCGTGCAGTTGCGATCGCAGGCGATATTGGCGATGAAAATTTCTGCCAACACACCGTACAACAAACAATAGATGAATTTGGTAAGCTCGATATTCTTGTTAATAATGCGGCTGAACAACATCCCCAAGAAAGTATCGAGGATATTACTAAAGAGCAGTTAGAACGCACTTTTCGCACCAATATTTTCTCGATGTTCTTCTTGACAAAAGCAGCATTAAAACACTTACAAGAAGGCAGTGCCATTATTAATACCACATCAGTAACAGCTTATAAAGGTAACCCCCAACTCCTGGACTACTCTGCTACTAAAGGTGCAATTGTAGCCTTTACTCGTTCCTTATCAAAAAGCTTGGTAGAAAAAAATATTCGGGTAAATGCCGTAGCACCAGGCCCAATTTGGACACCTTTAATTCCCTCAACTTTCCCCGAAGAAAAAGTAGAAAATTTTGGTAAACAAGTACCTATGAAACGCGCTGGACAGCCTGAAGAAGTTGCTCCTAGCTATGTATTTTTAGCCTCTGACGACAGTTCTTATATCTCTGGTCAAGTCATACATCCTAACGGTGGAGATGTAATCAACGGTTAA
- a CDS encoding peptide ligase PGM1-related protein, with protein sequence MVTANISDLDQVDRFRRLQSTLRDRWKTIELFDNSEADILIIPSLSIDQRELQKVEGCEHYEERLLFSLIRLRNPRTRLIYVTSMPLHPSIIDYYLQLLPGIPFSHARNRLLLLSTYDSSLKPLSQKILERPRLLERIKQSLRHEKSFMVCYNSTFLEAELSLKLDVPLYAAAPDLQIWGSKSGSRQIFAECGVPHPDGSQRVWNQKDLAVAACELWERQPTLQRMVVKLNEGISGEGNALLDLRPIMNVAPGEADTAQRIAAISHCFATMRFQASQETWANFSGRITELGAIVEAFVEGEIKRSPSVQGRITPTGEVEILSTHDQILGGPDGQIYLGCRFPADERYRLELQQLGLQVGRKLAQKGALERFGVDFIAVDQGNGQWDIQAIEINLRKGGTTHPFMTLKLLTNGRYNLSTGLFYSQQGRPKYYIATDNLQKDRYQGLLPNDLMDIIAHYRLHFDSCTETGTVFHLMGCLSQFGKLGLTSIGDSLQQAEDIYNKVVKVIDQESRSDNQDSLSFSDYAFPLIWDGHSQ encoded by the coding sequence ATGGTAACAGCTAATATTTCTGATTTAGACCAGGTTGATCGGTTTCGCCGTCTGCAATCCACTTTACGCGATCGCTGGAAAACTATCGAGCTATTCGATAACAGTGAGGCGGATATTTTAATCATTCCTTCTTTGAGTATTGACCAGCGAGAACTACAAAAGGTTGAAGGCTGCGAACATTATGAAGAAAGACTATTATTTTCTTTAATTCGGTTACGAAATCCGCGCACAAGGTTAATTTATGTAACATCAATGCCGTTGCATCCTAGCATTATTGATTACTATCTGCAACTGCTACCCGGAATACCTTTTTCCCATGCCCGCAATCGTTTACTATTACTTTCTACTTACGATTCTTCTCTCAAACCTCTTAGTCAAAAGATTTTAGAACGTCCTCGCTTACTAGAGAGAATTAAGCAATCTTTGCGCCATGAAAAATCATTCATGGTTTGTTACAATTCCACATTTTTGGAAGCGGAATTATCTTTAAAATTAGATGTCCCTTTGTACGCTGCTGCACCAGATTTGCAGATTTGGGGTTCCAAAAGTGGTAGTCGGCAAATATTTGCTGAATGTGGTGTTCCCCATCCAGATGGTAGCCAAAGAGTTTGGAACCAGAAAGATTTAGCAGTCGCCGCTTGTGAGTTATGGGAACGCCAGCCAACATTGCAACGTATGGTAGTCAAACTCAATGAAGGTATATCTGGAGAAGGAAATGCGTTGCTAGATTTAAGACCGATTATGAATGTAGCACCGGGAGAAGCTGATACTGCTCAAAGAATTGCTGCAATTAGCCATTGCTTTGCAACTATGCGCTTTCAAGCCAGCCAAGAGACTTGGGCTAATTTTTCCGGACGCATCACAGAATTAGGGGCGATTGTTGAGGCTTTTGTTGAAGGAGAAATTAAGCGATCGCCTAGCGTCCAAGGACGGATTACACCCACAGGTGAAGTCGAAATTCTCTCCACCCATGACCAAATCCTAGGCGGGCCAGATGGGCAAATTTATCTTGGTTGTCGATTCCCCGCCGATGAACGCTACCGTTTGGAATTGCAGCAACTAGGTTTGCAAGTTGGGAGAAAACTTGCCCAAAAAGGTGCTTTAGAAAGGTTTGGCGTAGATTTTATCGCTGTTGATCAGGGTAATGGACAATGGGATATTCAGGCGATCGAAATTAATCTGCGTAAAGGCGGTACTACCCATCCCTTTATGACGCTGAAATTATTAACCAATGGTCGCTATAACCTGTCTACTGGGTTATTTTATAGCCAACAAGGTCGTCCCAAATATTACATTGCTACCGACAACCTGCAAAAAGACCGTTATCAAGGATTATTACCTAATGATTTGATGGATATCATCGCTCATTACAGATTACACTTTGATAGCTGCACGGAAACAGGTACAGTATTTCATCTTATGGGTTGTCTGTCGCAGTTTGGCAAGTTGGGATTAACCAGCATCGGTGATTCTCTACAGCAAGCTGAAGATATATACAACAAGGTTGTGAAAGTCATCGATCAAGAAAGTCGCAGTGACAATCAGGATTCACTATCATTCTCAGATTATGCCTTTCCCTTAATTTGGGATGGACATAGCCAGTAA
- a CDS encoding HNH endonuclease codes for MNKTPRINIPVEVRKYIFQRDKYQCQSCGKTALETNLSIDHIIPLSRGGQNDISNLQTLCNICNQKKSNNIDLRFRRNFDL; via the coding sequence ATGAATAAAACCCCACGTATTAATATACCTGTAGAAGTAAGAAAGTACATATTTCAACGCGATAAATATCAATGCCAAAGTTGTGGTAAAACGGCTTTAGAAACTAATCTCTCTATCGACCATATTATACCTCTATCCCGTGGTGGACAAAATGATATTAGTAATCTCCAAACTCTCTGCAATATTTGCAACCAGAAAAAATCAAATAACATTGACTTGCGCTTCAGGCGTAATTTCGACTTATAA
- a CDS encoding DUF1611 domain-containing protein, with protein sequence MRLPLNQRIAILLHEGTAGTQGKTGLSILRYSEAPIVAVIDRDCAGKSLSAITGIKRDVPIVESVAASLEYQPQVLVIGIAPKGGTVPDDYWHEIKDALQAGMSLVNGLHTPLATMPELNALLKPGQIIWDVRKEPPNLGVAGGLARTLPCRRVLTVGTDMAIGKMSTSLELHWAAKRRGWRSKFLATGQTGVMLEGDGIPLDAVRVDFAAGAVEQMLMRYGKNYDIVHVEGQGSLLHPGSTATLPLIRGSQPTQLILVHKVGQTHVRNHPHVPIPPLPEVIRLYETVASAAGAFAPVPVVGIALNTAHLDEAAAKEAIAQTTKETGLPCTDVVRFDANFLLNAVMKS encoded by the coding sequence GTGCGTCTGCCACTTAATCAACGAATTGCTATTTTGCTACATGAGGGAACTGCTGGCACCCAGGGGAAAACTGGGTTGTCGATTTTACGCTATAGTGAAGCCCCTATAGTAGCTGTCATTGATCGCGACTGTGCAGGAAAATCTCTATCAGCAATCACAGGTATCAAACGTGATGTCCCGATTGTGGAGTCAGTAGCCGCATCTTTAGAATATCAGCCGCAAGTTTTGGTAATTGGCATTGCACCCAAAGGCGGTACTGTACCGGATGATTATTGGCATGAAATCAAAGATGCCTTACAAGCGGGAATGTCTCTAGTTAATGGTTTACATACCCCATTGGCAACAATGCCAGAGTTAAATGCACTGCTAAAACCAGGACAGATAATTTGGGATGTCCGCAAAGAACCGCCGAATTTAGGTGTTGCTGGTGGGTTGGCGCGCACCCTTCCCTGTCGGCGGGTGTTAACAGTAGGAACTGACATGGCGATCGGTAAGATGTCAACAAGCTTAGAACTGCATTGGGCAGCAAAACGCCGGGGATGGCGTTCTAAGTTTTTGGCAACAGGTCAAACCGGCGTAATGTTAGAAGGCGATGGCATACCTCTGGATGCCGTGCGGGTAGACTTTGCGGCTGGTGCAGTGGAACAAATGCTGATGCGCTATGGCAAAAATTACGACATTGTCCATGTGGAAGGACAAGGTTCCTTATTGCATCCCGGCTCAACAGCCACCTTACCTTTGATTCGTGGTTCCCAACCAACGCAATTAATTCTTGTACATAAAGTAGGACAAACCCATGTCCGCAATCATCCCCATGTACCTATTCCACCTTTACCAGAGGTGATTCGGTTGTATGAAACTGTAGCTAGTGCGGCTGGTGCTTTTGCCCCTGTGCCTGTTGTGGGTATAGCACTGAACACAGCCCATTTAGATGAAGCCGCAGCCAAAGAAGCGATCGCCCAAACTACAAAAGAAACTGGGCTACCCTGCACTGATGTAGTACGGTTCGATGCTAATTTCCTGTTGAATGCTGTGATGAAAAGCTAA
- a CDS encoding dipeptide epimerase yields the protein MQLQVKIFTVNKRFPLTISRGTTAQTTNVWVSIYQDGIEGWGEASPFGVGNHSQSTEKIKEALQEIAPILQPFSPLQRQQVEQALIAVQAPSAVRAAVDMAMHDWLGKLVGLPLWQLWGLDRHLIVPTSVTIGINSPAAAKARARDWLEFTDVRVFKVKLGSPDGIDADRKMFLAVREEAPNLEFFVDANGGWSLPDAIAMTSWLADLGIKYVEQPLPRGQEQSLAELKARSPLPIFVDESCFTSTDIPQLANYVDGINIKLMKSGGLTEAMRMVHTAKAYGLQVMFGCYSDSSLANTAAAQLAPLADYLDLDSHLNLINDPFTGALIKEGRVLPNDLPGLGVQHSASAT from the coding sequence ATGCAACTTCAGGTCAAAATATTTACTGTAAATAAACGTTTTCCCTTGACAATTAGTCGGGGGACAACGGCACAGACAACGAATGTATGGGTGAGTATTTACCAAGATGGGATTGAAGGCTGGGGAGAAGCGTCACCATTTGGTGTAGGCAATCATTCGCAATCAACAGAGAAAATCAAAGAGGCTTTACAAGAAATAGCACCAATTTTGCAACCTTTTAGCCCATTGCAAAGGCAGCAAGTTGAGCAAGCTTTGATCGCAGTACAGGCTCCTTCTGCAGTGAGAGCCGCAGTAGATATGGCAATGCACGATTGGCTAGGTAAGCTTGTAGGTTTACCACTGTGGCAACTTTGGGGACTTGATCGCCATCTGATAGTACCTACCTCAGTCACCATTGGCATCAACTCACCAGCAGCAGCCAAAGCTAGGGCACGGGACTGGTTAGAATTTACAGATGTTCGTGTTTTCAAGGTGAAGCTAGGTAGTCCGGATGGCATAGATGCAGATCGGAAAATGTTCTTAGCAGTCCGTGAGGAAGCACCGAATTTGGAATTTTTTGTTGATGCTAATGGCGGTTGGAGTTTACCAGATGCGATCGCCATGACTAGTTGGTTAGCTGATTTAGGTATAAAGTATGTAGAACAGCCACTACCACGGGGACAGGAACAAAGTTTAGCAGAATTAAAAGCGCGATCGCCTCTGCCGATATTTGTCGATGAAAGTTGCTTTACCAGCACCGATATTCCCCAACTAGCAAACTATGTAGATGGCATTAATATCAAACTCATGAAATCGGGAGGCTTAACAGAGGCAATGCGAATGGTACACACTGCAAAAGCCTATGGTTTACAAGTGATGTTTGGTTGCTATTCTGATAGTTCGTTAGCTAATACAGCCGCAGCACAGCTGGCTCCTCTGGCTGATTATTTAGATTTAGACAGTCATCTCAACCTCATCAACGATCCTTTTACAGGTGCATTGATCAAAGAAGGAAGAGTTTTGCCCAACGATTTACCAGGTTTGGGGGTACAACACAGTGCGTCTGCCACTTAA
- a CDS encoding NUDIX hydrolase encodes MKNLKKWTTLTSKMVLDHPWCKVRRDEIELPNGKIIDDYFVNLKSEVALILPITSNQEIVFVRQYRHAVGEFFIELPAGSFDPQQESAEVAAVRELAEETGYMTQVVRKIATLYDKPSKDTNQIHLFLAENVAQVQEQQLDITEEIEVILIPVASVLEKIAQGEIAVAGTVAALFLGLNFLKSGN; translated from the coding sequence ATGAAAAATCTCAAAAAATGGACAACTTTAACATCAAAGATGGTATTGGATCATCCTTGGTGTAAGGTTAGACGAGATGAAATAGAATTACCTAACGGCAAAATTATTGATGATTATTTTGTTAATCTCAAATCAGAAGTAGCTTTAATTTTACCGATAACTAGCAATCAAGAAATTGTGTTTGTCCGGCAATATCGCCACGCAGTTGGCGAATTTTTTATAGAACTCCCTGCAGGGAGTTTCGATCCACAGCAAGAAAGTGCAGAAGTTGCAGCAGTAAGAGAATTAGCAGAAGAAACTGGTTATATGACGCAAGTAGTGCGAAAAATTGCCACACTATACGATAAGCCAAGTAAAGATACGAATCAAATTCATTTATTTCTAGCCGAAAATGTAGCGCAAGTTCAAGAACAACAGTTAGATATTACAGAAGAAATCGAAGTGATATTAATTCCTGTCGCATCGGTTTTAGAAAAAATTGCTCAAGGTGAAATAGCTGTGGCGGGAACTGTGGCGGCGCTGTTTTTAGGCTTAAATTTCCTCAAATCTGGTAACTAA
- a CDS encoding GNAT family N-acetyltransferase: MKVRNVTPDDVPMIFSFIKKKAEFDCNIGAFNGVLRVTEAKIRQTIFNQVPFAYVLFAETLEREIGFALYGFRYSSFAGQPSIWLDDLYVDEDMRSQGVGAALMSHMAQIAQQNNCTHLAWNADARNTRGLSFYHRLGAEITEQKGNRCFLIWTPWAKIEG, translated from the coding sequence ATGAAAGTCAGAAATGTAACCCCCGATGATGTACCAATGATTTTCTCGTTCATCAAAAAGAAGGCAGAATTTGACTGCAACATTGGCGCTTTTAATGGCGTGTTGCGAGTAACGGAAGCTAAAATTCGTCAAACAATTTTTAATCAAGTTCCTTTTGCTTATGTTTTATTTGCAGAGACTTTAGAACGTGAGATTGGATTCGCTTTATATGGATTTAGATACTCGTCATTTGCCGGACAACCGAGTATTTGGTTAGATGATTTATACGTCGATGAAGATATGAGAAGCCAAGGAGTCGGCGCTGCTTTGATGAGTCATATGGCTCAAATTGCACAGCAAAATAATTGTACCCATCTGGCTTGGAACGCTGATGCTCGCAACACTCGCGGTTTGAGTTTTTATCATCGATTAGGTGCGGAAATTACAGAACAAAAAGGTAACCGTTGTTTCTTGATTTGGACTCCGTGGGCGAAGATAG